The following proteins are co-located in the Tripterygium wilfordii isolate XIE 37 chromosome 2, ASM1340144v1, whole genome shotgun sequence genome:
- the LOC119980227 gene encoding zinc finger BED domain-containing protein RICESLEEPER 2-like: MTNLENMPTLGSSHQQSVSSSPTAISISGATQSNPSNPIAIDDDQQETAEGGLFETKKRKKTSVVWLEFKDVMGKDGVKRAECIHCKARLVISGGTTTHFKRHLDGCTRRKVNLKSQKMLNLIPSPVNKEGISRATAKNDCMAMYEMMKIKLKATLKNVNKISLTTDLWRSNQQIEYMVVTGHFVDVDWKLQKRVLSFVNVPPPRGGVDIADALFKCMNEWRIENKIYSIAVDNASYNDVAIRTLKTTLSRTQKLLLGGRLFHVRCCAHILNLLVQDGLRVVEDIIHNVRESVKFVKQSDSRLLKFSEIVKQLQLPYRKLILDCPTRWNSTFEMLSIALKFKDAFPLFNEL, encoded by the exons ATTTCAATATCTGGTGCTACACAGAGCAATCCGAGTAATCCTATTGCTATTGATGATGATCAACAAGAGACTGCAGAAGGTGGCCTGTTTGAgacgaagaaaaggaaaaaaacatcTGTAGTTTGGTTGGAGTTCAAGGATGTAATGGGGAAAGATGGAGTGAAGAGAGCAGAGTGCATTCATTGCAAGGCAAGGCTGGTTATTAGTGGAGGCACTACCACTCATTTCAAGAGGCATCTAGATGGATGTACAAGAAGGAAAGTAAATTTGAAATCACAGAAGATGCTGAACTTGATTCCATCTCCAGTGAACAAGGAA GGCATTAGTCGTGCTACTGCTAAAAATGATTGTATGGCTATGTATGAGATGATGAAAATTAAGTTGAAGGCAACGTTGAAGAATGTGAACAAAATTAGCTTGACTACTGATCTTTGGAGATCAAATcaacaaatagagtatatgGTGGTTACTGGGCATTTTGTTGATGTCGATTGGAAATTACAGAAGCGGGTTCTTAGTTTTGTGAATGTGCCTCCTCCACGTGGaggtgttgatattgctgatgCTCTGTTTAAATGCATGAATGAGTGGAggattgaaaataaaatctacTCTATTGCTGTTGATAATGCTTCTTATAATGATGTTGCTATTAGAACTTTGAAAACTACATTATCTAGAACTCAGAAGTTGTTGCTTGGAGGTCGGTTGTTCCATGTTCGTTGTTGTGCACATATATTAAATCTTCTTGTGCAAGATGGCCTTAGGGTTGTAGAAGATATCATCCATAATGTTAGGGAGAGTGTTAAATTTGTGAAACAATCTGATTCTCGGCTTCTCAAATTTAGTGAGATTGTTAAACAATTGCAGTTGCCTTATAGAAAGCTGATTTTGGATTGTCCCACACGTTGGAACTCCACATTTGAGATGTTATCTATTGCATTGAAATTCAAGGATGCATTCCCTCTTTTCAATGAACTTTGA